GCCACAGGCGCGGCCCCGGGCCGGTACCCTGAATCACCGTCACGGGCAGCGACACCAGGGCGTGGGTGGGCAGGCGGGCGATGGGAATTTCGAGGCGTCGCCGCTCGCCGGGACCAATTTTGACCGACTCAAACTCAAAGGCGATCGCCGGGGACTGCTCCCTGGCGTTGTCAGTGCTGCACGCGATCGCGCCCCTTGGGCCGTGTTGCATTTTTCTCTAAAAACATAACAATCTTGCTGGCCACGTCCACCTGGGTGGCCTCCTCGATCCCCTCTAGGCCCGGGGATGAGTTCACCTCCATCACCACCGGCCCGTGATTCGATCGCAGCAAATCCACCCCCGCCACATTCAGCCCCATGATTTTGGCGGCCCGCACCGCCGTGCTGCGCTCCTCCGGCGTCAGCTTGATCGCCGTGGCCGTGCCGCCCCGGTGGAGATTGGACCGAAACTCTCCCGGCCCGCCCTGGCGCTTCATGGCTGCCACCACCTTGCCCCCCACCACAAAGCAGCGCAGGTCGGCCCCGTCAGCTTCTTTGATAAATTCCTGCACCAAAATATTCGCGTTGAGGCCCCGAAAAGCTTCAATCACCGACTTGGCGGCCTGGTAGGTTTCCGCCAGCACCACCCCGATGCCCTGGGTGCCTTCGAGGAGCTTGATCACCAGGGGCGCACCCCCCACGATGCCGATCAGGCCCTCGATATCCTTGGTGGAGTGGGCAAAGCCGCTGACCGGCAGGCCGATGCCTTCGCGGGCCAAGAGCTGGAGACAGCGCAGCTTGTCCCGCGATCGCGAGATCGCCTGGGACTCATTGGCGGTAAACACGTCCATCATCTCGAACTGGCGCACCACCGCCGTCCCATAAAAGGTCTGGGACGCCCCGATGCGCGGAATCACTGCGTCAAAGCCCTCCAGCAGCTTGCCCTGGTACATGATCGACGGCTTGTGGGAGGCAATATTCATGTAGCAGCGCAAATAGTCGATGACCCGGACGTCGTGGCCCCGTTTTTCGCACGCTTCCTTGAGACGGCGGGTGGAGTAGAGCGAAGCTTTCTGAGAGAGAATCGCGATTTTCATAGAGGCTGAGAGCGGGAAGTGGGCGATCGCAACGGCAGCCGCAGGGAACTAAGCAAAAACGAGTGGCCAGGGTCCACCAAAAATCGCTGGCGAATGGCCTGACGCCCCAACAGCATCCGAAACCCCATCACGTCTCGGTTGGTGAGAGTGATTTCGATGGGCCACTGGCAGCCCCCCAAGAGAATCGGCGTGTGAATGACCGGACGCAGCTCTGTGTGGCCGCTAGAGGTCCGCACCTGGCGCTCATCAATGACGCGGGCGGTCGCGACCACGGTCTGCTGCAGGTCGTGCTGGTAGGGGTGAATGGTGAAGCGGACCCATTCCTGGCCGGCCTGACAAAAGCGCCGAAGGTCAAAGGCGTGGAGCGCAGAAGAGCGCGCCCCGGTGTCTACCTTGGTTTTGATGGCCGAAATGCCTAGCTCGGGCAGGGCCAGCCACTCTCTCCAGCCAATGATGGGCAGAGATTCGATTTTCTCCATCCCCTGTCCTCTGGCGTTCCTCCTCAGGTTTCCCGCGATCGCGCTTCGACCCACCGCACCTGGCGCTGATCGAGTGAATCACACTCGGGGAAACCTGTCTCTCTACCCTGCGAAAGGGGCGCGATCGCCCCGGAGATCACGATTGGGGCAGCTGGTACTGGCCCACGATGCGCTGGGCATAGTCTGGTACGTGGTCCGCCAGCTTTTCGGGGTGGTTGCGCTGGACGTAGAGATAGTTGCGCGTGAAGTGAGAATCGATGGAGAAGCGGGCGTACTCCAGGCCCTTGGGACCGATTTTCTCGATCACGACCCCCATCAGCTGGGCGGCCCACATGGGCAGGGTGACGCCCTTTTCGTAGGCGGGGATGCTCTGCTGCACGGCGGCCCGGCGATCGCCCTTGGACATCACCGGCTGGGTCTCCAGCTGGTCCATCACCAGATCCAGCATCTCTTGGCCGCGATCGTTGCGCACCACGATCCACTGCCAGCCAAAGGGCGCGCCCATGTAGCCCACCACCAGGTCCGCCAGGGAGTTGACGTAGTCAAAGCAGCTCAGGCAAGAGGGGGCAAACACGTCCTTGAGCTCTTTGGTGTTGAGGCCAAAGAAGGGGACCTTCTCGATGGAGCCGTCTTCGTGCTTAAAGTGGACCCGGAAGTCCTGCATGAACTCGTAGTGGACGACGGTTTCAGGCGATCGACTGGTGGTTTCCAAGAACTTTTGCAGGCCGTCGCGGCTGACGTTGTCGACGCAGGGCGTGCCGAGGACGTAGAGCTTTTCGAGGCCGAGCTTGTCCTGGACGGCTCGCAGGGCCTGGATTTGGCAGCCCACGCCGATCACCAGCAGCTTCTTGAGGCCGGATTGCTCGACTAGCTCCAGCACCGACAGGTTCGGAGAAAGGGTCGGCTTGTTGACGCGGGCGGCCAGGATCTCTTCGGGGGTGCGGGCGATCACCGGCTGCGGCCCAAAGCGATCGCTCTCGGTATTTTGGACGCACACCACGCCCTCAACCCAGCCCCGATTGAGCATCTCGATGGCCAGACTGCTGACGATGCCGGTCCACTGGGCTCCTTCGATGGGCTGCTGCTTGCGGGCCGCCATCATGGTCTGGTGAACGCCAAAGTAGCAGTCGTCCCACTGCTCGAGATCGCGCGATCGCCCGTGGGCCTCGGCTTCTAGGTCCGCAATCTGCTGATTGAGAAAAGCGCAGGCTTCTTTGACATAGTGGATATAGTAGGTGTCGCACAGGCCACATTCGCTACACAGTTCTTTGGCCGGACGGCGACTAGAGGATTTTAAAGCTTTGGCTTTTTTATGAGGTTGCACCGAGGTCATGGGCTTGCGGGTGTGATGAGGTTGCCACTGTTTGATCACGATACCGCACGGCCTTGCCCTATGGTATTTCCCAATTCATAGGAGGGATGCTGCGATGGCAAATCAACGCGTGGTCGTCATTACGGGGGTAAGTCGGGGCCTGGGGCGAGCGATGACGGAGGAGTTTGTTTTGGCGGGGCACCAGGTGCTGGGCTGCGTCCAGACGCCGGAGGCGGCGGCGGAGCTGCAAGCGCGCTTTGGGGCGCCCCATGACTTTGCGGTGGTGGATGTGACGGAAGAAGATCAGGTCCAGGCCTGGGCCGAGCGGGCGATCGCCCAGTACGGTCC
This genomic stretch from Geitlerinema sp. PCC 7407 harbors:
- the rimK gene encoding 30S ribosomal protein S6--L-glutamate ligase; the encoded protein is MKIAILSQKASLYSTRRLKEACEKRGHDVRVIDYLRCYMNIASHKPSIMYQGKLLEGFDAVIPRIGASQTFYGTAVVRQFEMMDVFTANESQAISRSRDKLRCLQLLAREGIGLPVSGFAHSTKDIEGLIGIVGGAPLVIKLLEGTQGIGVVLAETYQAAKSVIEAFRGLNANILVQEFIKEADGADLRCFVVGGKVVAAMKRQGGPGEFRSNLHRGGTATAIKLTPEERSTAVRAAKIMGLNVAGVDLLRSNHGPVVMEVNSSPGLEGIEEATQVDVASKIVMFLEKNATRPKGRDRVQH
- a CDS encoding Coenzyme F420 hydrogenase/dehydrogenase, beta subunit C-terminal domain, producing the protein MTSVQPHKKAKALKSSSRRPAKELCSECGLCDTYYIHYVKEACAFLNQQIADLEAEAHGRSRDLEQWDDCYFGVHQTMMAARKQQPIEGAQWTGIVSSLAIEMLNRGWVEGVVCVQNTESDRFGPQPVIARTPEEILAARVNKPTLSPNLSVLELVEQSGLKKLLVIGVGCQIQALRAVQDKLGLEKLYVLGTPCVDNVSRDGLQKFLETTSRSPETVVHYEFMQDFRVHFKHEDGSIEKVPFFGLNTKELKDVFAPSCLSCFDYVNSLADLVVGYMGAPFGWQWIVVRNDRGQEMLDLVMDQLETQPVMSKGDRRAAVQQSIPAYEKGVTLPMWAAQLMGVVIEKIGPKGLEYARFSIDSHFTRNYLYVQRNHPEKLADHVPDYAQRIVGQYQLPQS
- a CDS encoding ATP-dependent zinc protease, which encodes MEKIESLPIIGWREWLALPELGISAIKTKVDTGARSSALHAFDLRRFCQAGQEWVRFTIHPYQHDLQQTVVATARVIDERQVRTSSGHTELRPVIHTPILLGGCQWPIEITLTNRDVMGFRMLLGRQAIRQRFLVDPGHSFLLSSLRLPLRSPTSRSQPL